From one Lemur catta isolate mLemCat1 chromosome 5, mLemCat1.pri, whole genome shotgun sequence genomic stretch:
- the MAB21L2 gene encoding protein mab-21-like 2, with product MIAAQAKLVYQLNKYYTERCQARKAAIAKTIREVCKVVSDVLKEVEVQEPRFISSLSEIDARYEGLEVISPTEFEVVLYLNQMGVFNFVDDGSLPGCAVLKLSDGRKRSMSLWVEFITASGYLSARKIRSRFQTLVAQAVDKCSYRDVVKMIADTSEVKLRIRERYVVQITPAFKCTGIWPRSAAQWPMPHIPWPGPNRVAEVKAEGFNLLSKECYSLTGKQSSAESDAWVLQFGEAENRLLMGGCRNKCLSVLKTLRDRHLELPGQPLNNYHMKTLLLYECEKHPRETDWDESCLGDRLNGILLQLISCLQCRRCPHYFLPNLDLFQGKPHSALESAAKQTWRLAREILTNPKSLDKL from the coding sequence ATGATTGCGGCTCAGGCCAAGCTGGTTTACCAGCTCAATAAATACTACACCGAGCGCTGCCAGGCGCGCAAGGCGGCCATCGCCAAGACCATCCGAGAGGTCTGTAAGGTGGTCTCGGACGTGCTAAAGGAAGTGGAGGTGCAGGAGCCTCGCTTCATCAGCTCCTTGAGCGAGATCGATGCCCGCTACGAGGGGCTTGAGGTCATCTCGCCCACTGAATTCGAGGTGGTGCTCTACCTAAACCAGATGGGCGTCTTCAACTTCGTGGACGACGGCTCGCTGCCCGGCTGCGCGGTGCTCAAATTGAGCGATGGGCGGAAGCGGAGCATGTCTCTCTGGGTCGAGTTCATCACAGCGTCGGGCTACCTCTCAGCGCGTAAGATCCGCTCGCGTTTCCAGACGCTAGTGGCCCAGGCAGTGGACAAGTGCAGCTATCGGGATGTGGTCAAGATGATCGCGGATACCAGTGAGGTCAAGTTGCGCATCAGGGAGCGCTATGTGGTGCAAATCACTCCGGCGTTCAAGTGCACTGGGATCTGGCCTCGCAGCGCTGCACAGTGGCCTATGCCTCACATCCCCTGGCCCGGCCCCAACAGGGTGGCGGAGGTCAAGGCCGAAGGGTTCAACTTGCTCTCGAAGGAGTGCTACTCGCTGACCGGCAAGCAGAGCTCCGCGGAGAGCGACGCCTGGGTGCTACAGTTCGGGGAGGCGGAGAACCGCCTGCTGATGGGCGGCTGCCGAAACAAGTGTCTCTCCGTGCTGAAGACCCTGCGGGACCGCCACCTGGAGCTGCCCGGCCAGCCGCTCAATAACTACCACATGAAGACGCTGCTGCTGTACGAATGCGAGAAACACCCGCGAGAAACGGACTGGGACGAGTCGTGCCTGGGCGACCGGCTCAATGGCATCCTGCTGCAGCTCATCTCCTGCCTGCAGTGCCGCCGCTGCCCTCACTACTTTCTGCCCAACCTCGACCTCTTTCAGGGCAAGCCCCATTCGGCCCTGGAAAGCGCTGCCAAGCAGACCTGGAGGTTGGCCAGGGAAATACTCACCAATCCCAAAAGCCTGGACAAACTATAG